In the genome of Actinomycetota bacterium, one region contains:
- a CDS encoding ABC transporter substrate-binding protein, with protein sequence MKKSVILLSLMTIAVAFLLIFTGCFSAVTSENAGESVQASAESGNAGNDNRINIGALRGPSSIGMVGLIESNKDVKDSMFSYEIIASPDIMVTRILSGETDIAVLPTNVAAKLYNKGAEIRMAAIVGGGVLYLVSNKKLEINRSDWDALKGQKVYLIAKGSTPDIAFRYLAESNGLNIAKDITADYSFDQIELTQMMIAGNADLGILPEPFVTNSLKSNKDLEIIMDIQEEWGKVSKQHILPQTCLVISKELIDNDSSAIDEFISEYSKSIDWANNNPKDAGKLAEGFEIGIKEAIAEEVIPRCNLMFESGDNAKSITEDYLEILNQFSPDDIGGKIPGEEFYYVK encoded by the coding sequence TTGAAAAAATCGGTTATATTATTAAGCCTTATGACAATTGCGGTTGCTTTCCTTTTGATTTTTACAGGCTGTTTTTCTGCAGTGACATCTGAAAATGCCGGTGAATCCGTGCAAGCTTCAGCAGAGTCCGGAAACGCAGGCAATGACAACAGGATAAACATCGGAGCCTTGAGAGGCCCAAGTTCCATAGGTATGGTCGGTCTTATTGAAAGCAATAAAGATGTTAAAGACAGCATGTTCTCTTATGAAATCATTGCTTCACCGGATATAATGGTTACCAGGATTCTTTCCGGTGAAACCGATATAGCGGTTCTTCCCACAAATGTTGCGGCAAAACTTTACAATAAGGGAGCAGAAATCAGAATGGCAGCAATAGTAGGAGGCGGAGTTCTTTATCTTGTTTCAAATAAAAAGCTTGAAATAAACAGATCTGACTGGGATGCCTTAAAAGGGCAAAAGGTTTATCTGATTGCAAAAGGCTCTACCCCTGACATCGCATTCAGATATCTTGCAGAAAGCAACGGTCTGAATATTGCCAAAGATATTACAGCAGATTATTCATTTGATCAGATTGAACTTACACAGATGATGATTGCCGGTAATGCAGATCTGGGTATATTGCCGGAACCATTTGTAACAAACAGCCTGAAATCAAACAAAGATCTGGAAATAATCATGGATATACAGGAAGAATGGGGAAAAGTCAGCAAACAGCATATCCTGCCTCAGACCTGTCTTGTCATAAGTAAAGAACTTATTGATAATGATTCTTCTGCTATTGATGAATTTATTAGTGAATACAGTAAATCCATTGACTGGGCAAATAATAATCCAAAAGATGCAGGAAAACTGGCAGAAGGATTTGAAATAGGCATAAAGGAAGCTATTGCGGAAGAAGTGATTCCAAGATGCAACCTTATGTTTGAATCAGGAGATAATGCAAAAAGCATTACAGAAGATTATCTGGAAATTTTAAACCAATTTTCCCCTGATGATATAGGAGGAAAAATCCCGGGTGAAGAATTTTATTATGTTAAATAA
- a CDS encoding ABC transporter ATP-binding protein, with protein sequence MYIEVRKLTKKFNGLTVFRDFDIKIPENKITAVIGESGCGKTTLLNILSGIHDADKGVFKNLAGKTVSYIFQEPRLLEWKTVKGNIEFVLKDIYSPRERKIITEKYMVLVGLDRFSDYYPYQLSGGMAQRVAIARAFAFPSDILLMDEPFKQLDVKLKKDMHNFFLELWHTDKRTVVFVTHEIEEAVTLGDEIFVLKGLPAEIIKNIKIPEDKFTRHSDKNKIADIKNMLSDLMTV encoded by the coding sequence TTGTATATAGAAGTAAGAAAATTAACAAAAAAATTCAACGGTCTTACCGTTTTCAGGGATTTTGACATAAAAATCCCTGAAAACAAGATTACTGCTGTCATCGGTGAATCAGGATGCGGAAAGACAACATTGCTTAACATCTTAAGCGGCATCCATGATGCAGACAAAGGAGTTTTTAAAAATCTTGCCGGTAAAACTGTTTCTTACATCTTTCAGGAACCAAGACTGCTGGAATGGAAAACAGTGAAAGGTAATATCGAATTTGTTCTCAAGGATATTTATTCTCCCCGGGAAAGAAAAATAATTACAGAGAAGTACATGGTTCTTGTAGGACTTGACAGATTTTCGGATTATTATCCATATCAGTTAAGCGGGGGAATGGCACAGAGAGTAGCTATAGCAAGGGCGTTTGCTTTTCCCTCAGACATTCTTTTAATGGATGAACCTTTCAAACAATTGGATGTAAAGCTGAAAAAGGATATGCATAATTTCTTTTTGGAATTATGGCATACTGACAAAAGGACAGTTGTATTTGTCACTCATGAGATCGAAGAAGCTGTAACCCTGGGAGACGAAATTTTTGTTCTTAAAGGTCTTCCGGCAGAAATAATCAAAAACATAAAAATACCGGAAGACAAATTTACAAGGCATTCTGATAAAAACAAGATTGCTGATATAAAGAATATGCTTTCAGATCTTATGACCGTATAA
- a CDS encoding ABC transporter permease subunit: MKNFIMLNKRFFKKDIILFILSFIVIIFVWKIISLVMGSEILMPSPEKTFAGLIKIMTRNGFLSSVIHSISRGILGFLISFFAGMVFGVAAGFNKVLFKMMEPPMAIIKSIPLMSIILVALIWFDSGNVPVFAGFLVSFPIVYTNVSEGIKNVDKKIIEMAKSYRIKKIRFLTEIYIPAISPFIFSAAISSMGIGWKAVIAAEVLSNPIKAIGTDMQLSRIYLQTDRVIAWTVIAVIISFIFETILRAVQKKIIRWKM, from the coding sequence GTGAAGAATTTTATTATGTTAAATAAAAGGTTTTTTAAAAAAGATATAATTCTGTTCATACTTTCATTTATAGTAATTATTTTTGTATGGAAAATAATATCACTGGTTATGGGCTCAGAGATATTAATGCCTTCTCCTGAAAAAACTTTTGCAGGGCTTATTAAAATAATGACCCGGAACGGGTTTTTGAGCTCTGTTATTCACTCGATATCAAGAGGAATTCTGGGATTTTTAATTTCTTTTTTTGCCGGTATGGTTTTTGGAGTTGCTGCAGGATTTAACAAGGTATTATTTAAAATGATGGAACCGCCAATGGCAATAATCAAATCAATTCCTTTAATGTCAATAATACTTGTTGCCCTTATATGGTTTGATTCAGGAAATGTACCCGTATTTGCAGGTTTTCTTGTTTCTTTTCCTATTGTTTACACAAATGTATCAGAGGGAATAAAGAACGTTGATAAAAAAATAATTGAAATGGCAAAATCATACAGGATTAAAAAAATAAGGTTTTTAACAGAAATATATATTCCGGCAATTTCACCGTTTATTTTTTCGGCAGCAATATCATCAATGGGCATAGGATGGAAAGCAGTTATTGCGGCAGAAGTACTCAGCAACCCCATAAAAGCGATCGGAACTGATATGCAGTTAAGCAGGATTTACCTTCAGACTGACAGAGTCATAGCCTGGACAGTAATAGCAGTGATAATAAGTTTCATTTTTGAAACAATACTGAGAGCTGTCCAGAAAAAAATAATAAGATGGAAGATGTAA
- a CDS encoding NADH-quinone oxidoreductase subunit E yields the protein MVIDIKEKENRVNSHKKRVNLIFKDHDIDKMIEKVLKTDSEKIIDEIKDSGLRGRGGAGFPTWIKFKSAKEAKSDIKYVVCNADEGEPGTFKDKEIIEKKAEKVLAGMMAVAKTIGAREGIIYLRAEYNYLVDDLQKKIDVFNQKLNEKAFDFSVCIRSGSGAYVCGEETALLESLEGKRGEARNKPPYPAQEGYLGKPTVINNVETLVYVALILLEGADCFKKLGTMDSKGAKVFSISGDTDIPGIYEIEMGMTLKEFIELFGDKDTKAVQVGGASGFCVPRSKFEDTIIGFEGVPTGGSMMLFSDKRSMYNILHNYLEFFVEESCGQCTPCRVGCQQLLRGIESIKTKGKPKKYIDELLELARNMKITSKCGLGQSVCNPFISIVENFREEIVY from the coding sequence ATGGTAATTGACATAAAAGAAAAAGAAAACAGGGTAAACTCCCACAAAAAAAGAGTCAATCTCATTTTCAAGGATCATGATATTGACAAAATGATAGAAAAAGTATTAAAAACCGATTCCGAAAAGATAATCGATGAAATTAAAGATTCCGGCTTGAGAGGGAGGGGAGGCGCAGGCTTTCCTACATGGATAAAGTTTAAAAGTGCAAAAGAAGCAAAAAGCGATATAAAATATGTTGTATGCAATGCTGACGAAGGTGAACCCGGGACTTTCAAAGACAAGGAAATAATTGAAAAAAAAGCAGAGAAAGTACTGGCAGGCATGATGGCGGTTGCAAAAACTATCGGTGCCAGAGAGGGAATAATATATCTGAGAGCGGAATATAATTATCTTGTCGATGATCTGCAGAAAAAAATTGATGTTTTTAACCAAAAATTAAACGAAAAAGCTTTTGATTTTTCTGTATGTATCAGATCCGGAAGCGGGGCTTATGTATGCGGTGAAGAAACCGCTCTTCTCGAGTCTCTTGAAGGTAAAAGAGGAGAAGCAAGAAATAAACCTCCTTACCCTGCTCAGGAAGGATACCTGGGAAAACCAACAGTTATAAATAATGTCGAAACTCTTGTCTATGTCGCACTTATTCTGCTTGAGGGAGCAGATTGTTTCAAAAAACTCGGTACGATGGATTCAAAGGGAGCCAAGGTTTTCAGCATATCGGGTGATACAGATATTCCCGGAATATATGAGATTGAAATGGGTATGACGCTTAAAGAGTTTATAGAATTATTCGGAGACAAGGATACCAAAGCCGTTCAGGTAGGAGGAGCTTCAGGGTTTTGTGTTCCAAGAAGTAAATTTGAGGATACAATAATAGGTTTTGAAGGTGTTCCGACCGGCGGCTCCATGATGCTGTTTTCAGATAAAAGATCCATGTATAACATACTGCATAATTATCTTGAGTTTTTTGTCGAAGAATCATGTGGGCAATGCACACCCTGTAGAGTCGGATGCCAGCAGTTGCTCAGGGGTATTGAAAGCATCAAAACAAAAGGGAAACCCAAAAAATATATTGATGAGCTTCTTGAGCTTGCCAGGAATATGAAGATAACTTCAAAATGCGGGCTTGGTCAGTCAGTGTGTAATCCTTTTATCTCAATAGTTGAAAATTTCAGAGAAGAAATAGTTTATTAA
- a CDS encoding 2Fe-2S iron-sulfur cluster binding domain-containing protein translates to MPEMVNLKINDISVSIEAGSTILDAAKKINIKIPTLCHHEDLCIAGNCRVCVVEQKGVDALKASCATPAENNMEIYTNTSKVREARKAIIGLLLSEHNNDCLHCYKNGNCELQSMAKDYLVDSDKYISVLKSYEIDRSSPSIIKDDSKCIRCQRCVRTCTELQDVNALAVSGKGSEMKISTFMEKPMDYVVCTNCGQCVTHCPTGALVEKNYLDEVWEALNDPSKHVVVQTAPAVRVGLGEAMGLDAGKSYTGKMVTALKMLGFDAVFDTNFSADLTILEEGTELLTRLKDKIENGKDVALPQFTSCSPGWIKYIEHEFPDILDYLSTCKSPQQMLGPLAKTYYAKNMKIDPKNIIVVSIMPCTAKKFEANRPEMYSSGYKDVDYVITTREFGRMIQQAGIDFESLKDSECDSILGKHTGAGVIFGATGGVMEAAIRTAYEIVTGREVPFSNLEVTPVRGLEGVKEAAIKIEGAKAEWKFLENVELKVAVAHGLANARPLAAQVQDGKSPYHFIEIMACPGGCIAGGGQPMPVNNNIRKKRTEAIYGEDESMQLRKSHENPEVKRIYEDFLEKPLGHKSHELLHTTYTKRKKY, encoded by the coding sequence ATGCCAGAGATGGTCAATTTAAAAATAAATGATATCAGCGTAAGCATTGAAGCAGGATCCACTATTCTTGATGCTGCAAAAAAAATTAATATAAAGATTCCTACGCTATGTCATCATGAAGATCTTTGTATAGCGGGAAACTGCAGGGTATGCGTTGTTGAGCAGAAAGGCGTAGACGCTCTCAAGGCTTCCTGTGCGACTCCTGCAGAAAATAACATGGAAATTTATACTAATACAAGCAAGGTAAGGGAAGCAAGAAAAGCCATAATCGGACTTTTATTGTCAGAACATAATAATGACTGCCTCCACTGCTATAAAAATGGTAATTGTGAATTACAGAGTATGGCAAAAGATTATCTCGTAGATTCTGATAAATATATAAGCGTGCTTAAAAGTTATGAAATTGACAGGTCTTCCCCGTCAATAATCAAGGATGACAGTAAATGTATCAGATGTCAGCGATGCGTAAGGACATGTACTGAATTACAGGATGTAAATGCGCTTGCCGTTTCAGGAAAAGGTTCTGAAATGAAGATATCTACTTTTATGGAAAAGCCGATGGATTATGTAGTTTGTACAAATTGTGGACAGTGTGTCACTCATTGCCCGACAGGGGCTCTTGTTGAAAAAAATTATCTGGATGAAGTATGGGAAGCTTTAAATGATCCTTCAAAACATGTAGTCGTGCAGACGGCTCCTGCTGTAAGAGTAGGTCTTGGTGAAGCCATGGGGCTTGATGCCGGCAAAAGCTACACAGGCAAAATGGTGACAGCTCTTAAAATGCTTGGATTTGACGCAGTCTTTGATACAAACTTCTCCGCAGACCTTACTATCCTTGAAGAAGGTACAGAGCTTCTGACAAGACTGAAAGATAAGATTGAAAACGGAAAGGATGTAGCTCTTCCTCAGTTTACCTCTTGTTCTCCGGGATGGATAAAATATATAGAGCATGAATTTCCGGATATTCTTGATTATCTTTCAACATGCAAGTCACCACAGCAAATGCTTGGCCCGCTTGCAAAGACTTATTATGCAAAAAACATGAAAATAGATCCCAAAAATATTATTGTGGTTTCCATCATGCCGTGTACTGCCAAGAAGTTTGAAGCAAACAGACCTGAAATGTATTCAAGCGGATACAAAGATGTTGATTATGTCATAACAACCAGGGAATTCGGAAGAATGATCCAGCAGGCTGGAATTGATTTTGAATCGCTTAAAGATTCAGAATGTGACAGCATTCTTGGAAAACATACTGGTGCAGGTGTCATATTCGGTGCCACAGGCGGTGTAATGGAAGCTGCTATCAGAACGGCATATGAAATAGTCACAGGAAGGGAAGTGCCTTTCAGCAATCTTGAAGTTACTCCTGTAAGAGGTCTGGAAGGAGTCAAGGAAGCAGCAATAAAAATTGAAGGCGCTAAAGCGGAATGGAAGTTTCTTGAAAATGTTGAATTAAAAGTTGCTGTTGCTCACGGACTTGCAAATGCAAGGCCGCTTGCTGCCCAGGTGCAGGACGGTAAATCACCTTACCATTTTATTGAAATAATGGCATGCCCCGGCGGTTGTATTGCGGGTGGCGGACAGCCGATGCCTGTAAATAATAATATAAGAAAGAAAAGAACGGAAGCAATATATGGCGAAGACGAGTCTATGCAGCTCAGGAAATCGCATGAAAACCCGGAAGTAAAAAGGATATATGAAGATTTTCTTGAGAAACCACTTGGACATAAATCACATGAATTGCTTCATACAACTTATACAAAAAGAAAAAAATATTAG
- a CDS encoding CopG family transcriptional regulator produces MEEKRLGFIGIIVEERKTSAAKINHILSEFGDLIIGRMGIPGSDKKVNVISLIVKANTDEIGAMTGKIGLLKGVKVKSSLSKIA; encoded by the coding sequence ATGGAAGAAAAAAGATTAGGTTTTATTGGAATAATAGTCGAAGAAAGAAAAACATCTGCAGCCAAAATAAATCATATACTTTCTGAATTCGGAGACCTGATTATTGGCAGAATGGGAATTCCCGGAAGCGATAAAAAAGTCAATGTTATCAGCCTGATTGTAAAAGCCAATACTGATGAAATTGGTGCTATGACAGGAAAAATAGGTCTGCTTAAAGGCGTAAAAGTCAAATCATCTTTAAGTAAAATAGCCTGA